Proteins encoded by one window of Vicia villosa cultivar HV-30 ecotype Madison, WI unplaced genomic scaffold, Vvil1.0 ctg.000219F_1_1, whole genome shotgun sequence:
- the LOC131625545 gene encoding ankyrin repeat-containing protein BDA1-like, which produces MNTNSGDQLKAAAQTGDIDLLYTVIHHDPWILENIDSIPFVETPLHIAASLGHIRFAIEIMNLKPSFALKLNPQGFSPVHLAMQNDQKRMLSRFVDMNKDLVRVKGREGLTPLHFASQIGEVELLAEFLTACPYSIEDVTVKGETALHIAVMNNQYEALDLLVSFLRKNFMRSARMIQDKILNWKDEDDNNILHIIAQRNFEPQAIGLLLKIGINLKAKNLENKTALDMTANVDIRSILLCAGGKSNSQITNPPTLSHNLRSNTSVRDKVTTCIFRTGSNILEEQRNTWLIVATLVATATYQSALSPPGGIYQVSASDGINVNITSSNSTISTPNNAGKSVLSAPEFFMFLFLNMTSFIVSIIAIVIMIPRGTIDVVVGFPVLSFALSYLFSMLKISPIFEDTTIVLLFVLLLSIYFFWVFAAFSRVYYHLKPVIAKKLNR; this is translated from the exons ATGAACACAAATAGTGGTGACCAACTGAAAGCAGCAGCTCAAACAGGTGATATAGATCTCCTTTACACAGTAATTCATCATGATCCATGGATTTTGGAGAATATAGATTCAATACCATTTGTTGAAACTCCATTGCACATCGCCGCATCTCTGGGGCATATCCGATTTGCCATTGAGATTATGAATTTGAAACCTTCCTTTGCTTTGAAGCTAAATCCGCAAGGATTCAGCCCCGTTCATCTCGCTATGCAAAACGACCAAAAGAGGATGTTGTCTCGGTTTGTTGACATGAATAAAGATCTTGTTAGAGTTAAAGGGAGGGAAGGGTTAACTCCTCTTCATTTTGCAAGTCAAATAGGAGAGGTAGAACTTTTAGCTGAATTCCTCACAGCTTGTCCGTATTCCATTGAAGATGTGACAGTGAAGGGTGAGACTGCACTGCATATTGCTGTTATGAATAATCAGTATGAGGCTCTTGATCTTCTTGTTTCCTTTCTTAGAAAAAATTTCATGAGAAGTGCTAGGATGATTCAAGATAAAATACTAAATTGGAAGGATGAGGATGACAATAACATTTTGCATATTATAGCACAAAGAAATTTCGAGCCACAG GCAATTGGTTTGTTGTTAAAGATTGGGATAAATTTGAAGGCAAAGAACTTGGAGAACAAAACTGCATTGGACATGACAGCCAATGTAGATATAAGGAGTATATTGTTGTGTGCTGGAGGAAAATCGAACTCACAGATCACCAATCCTCCCACACTTTCACATAACCTCAGATCAAATACCTCAGTCAGAGATAAAGTGACAACTTGTATATTTCGCACTGGAAGTAATATATTAGAGGAACAACGTAACACTTGGTTGATAGTTGCGACTCTTGTTGCAACAGCCACGTATCAATCAGCACTGAGTCCCCCTGGTGGAATTTATCAGGTTAGTGCTAGTGATGGCATTAATGTTAACATCACTTCCTCCAATTCTACTATTTCTACACCTAATAATGCTGGGAAATCAGTCTTGTCAGCACCAGAATTCTTTATGTTCTTATTTTTGAATATGACTTCCTTTATTGTATCAATCATAGCAATAGTTATTATGATACCAAGAGGAACAATAGACGTTGTAGTGGGTTTTCCGGTGCTCTCTTTTGCTTTAAGTTATTTATTTTCTATGTTGAAGATATCCCCTATTTTTGAGGATACAACCATTGTTTTACTCTTTGTTCTACttctttcaatttattttttctgGGTGTTTGCTGCTTTTTCAAGAGTGTACTATCATCTGAAGCCCGTAATTGCTAAGAAATTGAATAGATGA